Proteins encoded within one genomic window of Tachysurus vachellii isolate PV-2020 chromosome 16, HZAU_Pvac_v1, whole genome shotgun sequence:
- the LOC132858752 gene encoding uncharacterized protein LOC132858752, whose amino-acid sequence MSKSSCKSGLQRQASNASRSSQHSRGSSTVITAAAAMARAEAEAAKAEIAFAKKEGKLKIQQAQLQESLDTLRLEKKVAAIQAKAEALEAAAEQESRENSSIIELPIEDIQERMQAYLAEQADRVVDIQMPVLDGPFHDNGRTNVSESQQTQTTVLQQEGQHSLYGTPPKSQFVNTEGARYPTIPQSTDIDFTRSAHHDTYFRLPQDMYHSSSSAFQGNEERSGDRRVTFDYSPTQSVTPLRVGPYQGNPHADNQMSDVVKFLARRELVSTGLTQFNDRPETFRAWRASFINVTKQLDLSPSEEMDLLVKWLGCESAEHVKRIRAVHINHPLHGLSLIWDRLYETYGSPEMVESALFGKLESFPKISNRDNHRLRELGDLLMEIQAAKQDGDLMGLSYLDTPRGANPIIQKLPYSLQEKWLTAGSKYKKDYRVSFPPFRFLVDFVCQQAKMRNDPSFFLTAVQEESSKPNRQSNKTVFRRAVATHKTQVSSESSSAASERKNKVNPAKQCFIHNKPHPLSRCRGFRMKPMEERKLLLKQQGICFKCCSSIAHMAKNCDQAVKCSECNSISHMAALHPGPAPWTREPQFPTSEDHKESEDVPVESEVSSACTEVCGDSQLPRSCSKVCLVKVFPESHREKALKMYAILDDQSNRSLARSEFFDLFGITECSVAYTLKTCAGTVETEGRQARGFQVESFDGSIVLRLPVLLECNEIPDNRSEIPTPEVVRNHRHLKHLARYIPEPDHHIPIFLLLGRDMIRVHKAHKQVNGPPNAPFAQKLDLGWVIVGDMCLGKVHKPTFIQSYHTNIMENGQSTYFHPCPNNYTIKDRFQSVSFTKSLIKEETQGLTELDVFQRTKDDEKTALSIEDRQFLQIMDREVYKDEENSWVAPLPFRQPRQYIPNNRPQAVERFNSLLRSFRRKPEMKKDFVAFMERLFQNDHAEIAPSVGPNEQCWYLPSFGVYHPRKPSQIRVVFDSSAQCKGASLNKVLLSGPDLNNSLLGVLMRFRKEPVAFTVDVQQMFHCFKVRSADRNHLRFLWFRENNPEKEVTEYRMKVHVFGNSPSPTVAIYCLRRAAQEGEKEFGQDARQFVEQDFYMDDGLKSLPSSEMAIDLLKRTQNMLAESNLKLHKLASNSKEVMRAFPSEDYANSLKELDLGVGSLPMQRSLGLLWNLDTDCFNFHVQQDSKPYTRRGLLSVINSLYDPLGFVAPITIQGKVLLRELTENVAEWDAPLPANKRKVWEKWRGSLQELQHVQVPRSYGPTSLSEAKSKELCVFSDASERVIAAVAYLKTVDSDGSCHMGFIAGKSRLAPQPELTIPRLELCAAVLAVNMMETITAEIAVKFDEITFFTDSRVVLGYIYNEKRRFHVYVSNRVQRIRNSSNPEQWKYVSSEQNPADVATRPIAPTKLQETIWFSGPPFLHHPKAETLPKESFALVDPDRDSEVRPEVTVLYTTVSNRFERFSDWSRLVRAVGKLIHIARSYKQCQKDTSQVCKGWHCCKLPLNADIILQSAEVVIRAAQQETYADELQHLKRNEPLSKTSTIRSLDPFIDKSGLLRVGGRLDKADLSSEEKRPLIIPGKNHVALLLIRHFHEQTHHQGRHFTEGAIRSAGYWIIGVKRRVNNLIHSCVICRKLRRGCETQKMADLPIDRLSTEPPFTHVGLDVFGPWSVSARRTRGGCAESKRWAVLFTCLSIRAIHIEVIESLDSSSFINALRRFLAIRGPVKQIRSDRGTNFIGACKDLQIFSNVNEKAVKQFLSDHGCMWTFNLPHSSHKGGAWERMIGIARRILDSMLLQIKSSKLTHEVLSTFMAEVTAIINNRPLIPVSTDPADPFILTPATLLTQKTDTSSVPTGDFGKPDLYKQQWRTVQSLANTFWDRWRKQYLSTLQQRRKWHHQQPNISKGCIVLLKDSQSKRNYWPLGIITETYPSQDGQVRKVQVKVIGKDGPKLFMRPVNEIVLLIHEDSK is encoded by the coding sequence ATGTCTAAGTCAAGCTGCAAGTCTGGATTACAGAGGCAAGCATCTAATGCATCACGTTCGTCACAGCACTCACGTGGCTCATCGACTGTAATCACAGCCGCAGCTGCGATGGCTAGAGCAGAGGCCGAGGCGGCTAAAGCGGAAATAGCTTTTGCGAAGAAAGAGGGCAAACTGAAAATACAACAAGCACAGCTTCAGGAATCATTAGACACTTTAAGGCTGGAAAAAAAGGTTGCAGCTATACAAGCGAAGGCCGAGGCCTTAGAAGCAGCTGCAGAGCAAGAAAGTAGAGAAAATTCGAGTATAATAGAGTTACCTATAGAGGACATACAAGAACGCATGCAGGCTTACTTAGCGGAACAAGCAGATAGAGTCGTGGACATACAAATGCCGGTGCTAGATGGGCCATTTCATGATAACGGACGCACAAACGTCTCCGAATCGCAACAAACACAGACTACTGTGCTACAGCAGGAAGGGCAGCATAGTCTTTATGGCACACCACCCAAGTCTCAGTTTGTCAATACAGAGGGCGCGCGGTACCCTACCATTCCACAATCTACAGATATAGACTTTACACGCTCAGCCCATCATGACACGTATTTCAGGTTACCTCAGGATATGTATCACTCAAGTTCTTCGGCATTTCAAGGCAACGAGGAAAGGAGCGGAGACAGGCGAGTGACATTCGACTATTCTCCAACCCAGTCAGTTACACCCTTACGAGTTGGACCGTATCAAGGCAATCCTCATGCAGATAACCAAATGTCTGATGTCGTCAAGTTTCTTGCAAGACGCGAATTAGTGTCCACCGGCCTAACACAGTTTAATGATCGTCCAGAAACTTTCAGAGCATGGCGGGCATCCTTCATAAATGTCACTAAACAACTTGACCTCTCACCTAGCGAGGAGATGGACTTGCTAGTAAAATGGCTGGGATGCGAGTCAGCCGAACATGTAAAACGGATCAGAGCTGTGCACATTAATCATCCACTACATGGGCTCAGTTTGATTTGGGACAGACTTTATGAAACGTATGGCTCGCCGGAAATGGTGGAAAGCGCTCTATTTGGGAAACTGGAGAGCTTCCCAAAAATATCAAACAGAGACAATCACAGATTGCGTGAGCTGGGAGATCTGCTCATGGAGATCCAAGCAGCTAAGCAGGATGGCGATTTGATGGGTCTTTCCTATCTAGACACACCACGGGGAGCGAATCCCATAATACAGAAATTACCGTACAGCTTACAAGAAAAATGGCTCACAGCCGGATCTAAGTACAAAAAGGACTACAGAGTCTCTTTTCCACCATTCAGGTTTCTAGTAGACTTCGTGTGCCAGCAAGCTAAAATGCGCAACGATCCAAGCTTCTTCCTCACAGCAGTACAGGAAGAATCGTCCAAACCAAACAGACAATCAAACAAAACGGTTTTCCGCAGAGCCGTCGCCACACACAAGACTCAGGTCTCTTCTGAAAGTTCGTCAGCTGCCAGTGAacgaaaaaataaagtaaacccAGCAAAACAGTGCTTCATACACAATAAGCCTCATCCTCTGTCCAGATGTAGAGGATTCAGGATGAAACCTATGGAAGAGAGAAAGCTTTTGCTTAAACAACAAGGCATATGCTTCAAATGTTGCAGCTCCATAGCACACATGGCAAAGAACTGTGATCAGGCTGTCAAGTGTTCAGAATGCAACAGCATTTCCCACATGGCAGCACTCCATCCAGGTCCAGCACCATGGACCAGAGAACCACAATTCCCTACTTCAGAAGATCACAAAGAGAGTGAGGACGTACCTGTGGAATCCGAGGTTTCCTCAGCTTGCACGGAGGTATGCGGAGACAGTCAACTTCCACGCTCATGCTCCAAGGTTTGTCTAGTGAAAGTATTTCCTGAGAGCCACCGTGAGAAAGCACTCAAAATGTACGCTATATTAGACGATCAAAGTAACAGATCGCTGGCAAGATCAGAATTCTTCGATCTGTTTGGCATTACCGAGTGTAGTGTAGCCTATACTCTCAAAACATGCGCAGGCACAGTCGAAACTGAAGGCAGACAAGCACGAGGCTTTCAAGTAGAATCCTTTGACGGAAGCATAGTCTTGCGCCTACCAGTGCTCCTTGAGTGTAATGAAATTCCGGACAATCGTTCCGAAATCCCCACTCCAGAAGTGGTTAGGAACCACAGACACCTAAAACATCTTGCGAGGTACATTCCAGAGCCAGACCATCACATTCCCATTTTTCTCCTGTTAGGCAGAGATATGATCAGAGTCCACAAAGCCCATAAGCAGGTGAACGGCCCACCGAATGCTCCCTTTGCGCAAAAGTTGGACTTAGGATGGGTCATCGTTGGAGACATGTGCCTTGGGAAAGTTCATAAGCCTACCTTCATCCAAAGTTACCACACCAACATTATGGAAAATGGTCAGTCTACATATTTTCACCCGTGTCCTAACAATTACACTATAAAAGATAGGTTCCAAAGCGTATCATTCACCAAGTCTCTTATCAAGGAGGAGACTCAAGGACTAACAGAATTGGATGTATTTCAGAGGACAAAAGACGATGAGAAAACAGCTCTGTCAATAGAGGACAGACAGTTTCTGCAGATCATGGACCGAGAAGTCTATAAAGACGAGGAAAATTCATGGGTTGCACCACTCCCATTCAGACAGCCAAGGCAGTATATCCCGAACAATCGTCCACAAGCTGTGGAACGTTTCAATTCGCTTCTACGATCTTTCAGGAGGAAGCCCGAGATGAAAAAGGACTTTGTAGCCTTTATGGAAAGATTGTTTCAAAATGACCATGCAGAAATAGCTCCTTCAGTTGGTCCCAATGAACAGTGCTGGTATTTACCTTCCTTTGGCGTATACCATCCGAGAAAGCCATCCCAGATCCGAGTGGTCTTTGACTCGAGCGCTCAATGCAAAGGTGCATCACTGAACAAGGTTCTCTTGTCGGGTCCTGACCTCAACAACAGTCTCCTTGGAGTCCTCATGCGTTTTCGCAAAGAGCCTGTTGCCTTCACAGTGGACGTACAACAAATGTTCCACTGCTTCAAAGTTCGGTCTGCAGACAGGAACCACCTTAGGTTTCTCTGGTTTCGAGAAAATAACCCAGAGAAAGAGGTCACGGAATATCGTATGAAGGTACACGTATTTGGAAACAGTCCCTCTCCGACAGTGGCCATTTACTGTCTCCGTCGTGCAGCTCAAGAAGGAGAAAAGGAATTCGGTCAAGACGCCCGACAGTTCGTAGAGCAGGACTTTTATATGGATGATGGATTGAAATCCTTACCCTCCTCAGAGATGGCCATAGACCTTCTAAAGAGGACACAGAACATGTTGGCTGAGTCTAATTTGAAGTTGCACAAATTAGCTTCAAACAGCAAGGAGGTTATGAGAGCTTTCCCATCTGAGGATTACGCAAATTCACTGAAAGAACTGGATTTAGGTGTTGGCTCACTTCCTATGCAACGAAGTCTTGGCTTGCTTTGGAATTTGGACACAGACTGCTTCAATTTCCATGTCCAACAGGATAGTAAACCTTATACTAGGCGTGGATTGCTGTCTGTAATCAACAGTTTGTACGATCCACTAGGATTTGTGGCCCCTATCACGATTCAAGGCAAGGTACTACTGCGAGAGCTAACTGAGAATGTTGCTGAGTGGGATGCGCCCTTACCCGCAAACAAACGAAAAGTGTGGGAGAAATGGAGAGGGTCATTGCAAGAACTGCAACATGTACAAGTCCCAAGAAGCTACGGGCCCACATCACTGTCAGAAGCTAAGTCCAaggagctctgtgtgttttctgacgCTTCCGAGCGAGTGATCGCAGCAGTTGCTTACCTGAAAACAGTCGACTCGGATGGTAGCTGTCACATGGGGTTCATCGCAGGCAAATCAAGGTTAGCGCCACAACCAGAGCTCACTATACCTCGTCTGGAACTCTGTGCAGCCGTCTTAGCTGTGAACATGATGGAAACGATCACTGCAGAGATTGCTGTCAAATTTGATGAGATTACCTTCTTTACGGATAGTCGAGTGGTCCTCGGATATATCTACAACGAGAAACGTAGATTTCATGTCTACGTAAGCAACCGTGTACAAAGAATCCGAAACAGCAGCAATCCAGAACAATGGAAGTATGTGAGCTCAGAGCAGAATCCAGCTGATGTTGCAACACGACCAATAGCTCCAACCAAATTGCAGGAGACCATATGGTTCAGCGGACCACCATTCTTACATCATCCAAAAGCAGAGACCTTACCTAAGGAATCCTTTGCACTTGTTGATCCTGATCGAGATTCAGAAGTTCGTCCAGAggttacagtgttgtatacCACTGTCTCAAATCGCTTTGAACGCTTTTCAGACTGGAGCCGGCTAGTCAGAGCTGTTGGGAAGCTGATTCATATTGCACGCTCTTATAAGCAATGTCAAAAAGACACTTCTCAGGTATGCAAAGGATGGCACTGTTGCAAACTTCCTTTAAATGCTGACATAATACTCCAGAGCGCAGAAGTTGTCATACGAGCAGCACAACAGGAAACTTATGCTGACGAGTTGCAGCACCTTAAACGGAATGAACCACTTTCTAAAACTAGCACAATTCGAAGTCTGGATCCCTTCATTGATAAAAGTGGATTGTTGAGGGTCGGAGGTCGTTTGGATAAAGCAGATCTAAGTTCTGAGGAAAAAAGACCCCTCATCATACCCGGCAAGAATCATGTAGCGTTGCTTCTAATACGACACTTTCATGAGCAGACGCATCATCAGGGTCGACACTTCACCGAAGGGGCGATAAGATCTGCTGGCTATTGGATAATTGGAGTCAAAAGGCGTGTGAACAATCTCATCCATTCCTGTGTTATATGCCGCAAACTCAGGAGGGGCTGCGAGACTCAGAAGATGGCAGATCTGCCTATCGACAGGCTTAGCACAGAGCCTCCCTTCACACATGTGGGATTAGATGTGTTTGGTCCCTGGTCTGTATCTGCCCGTAGGACGAGAGGCGGTTGCGCAGAAAGCAAAAGATGGGCAGTCCTATTCACATGTTTAAGCATCAGAGCGATTCATATAGAAGTGATCGAGTCCCTGGACTCCTCCAGTTTCATTAATGCTTTAAGGAGGTTTCTGGCAATCCGGGGTCCAGTGAAACAGATTCGCTCCGATAGAGGCACTAATTTCATTGGAGCTTGTAAAGATTTgcagattttttccaatgtcAATGAAAAGGCGGTGAAACAATTCTTGTCAGATCACGGCTGCATGTGGACATTTAATCTTCCGCATTCATCTCACAAGGGGGGCGCATGGGAAAGGATGATCGGCATTGCGCGCAGGATCTTGGATTCTATGCTTCTACAGATAAAGtcctctaaactcacacacgaGGTACTCTCCACCTTCATGGCTGAAGTCACTGCCATTATAAACAATAGGCCACTGATACCCGTGTCAACCGATCCAGCAGATCCTTTCATCCTAACACCTGCCACATTACTTACCCAAAAGACTGATACTAGCTCCGTTCCGACAGGGGATTTCGGAAAACCTGATCTGTACAAGCAACAGTGGCGCACAGTGCAAAGCCTTGCAAATACCTTCTGGGACAGATGGCGTAAACAGTACCTCTCTACTCTACAGCAGCGACGAAAATGGCACCATCAGCAACCCAACATCTCCAAAGGATGCATAGTCCTGCTCAAGGACTCTCAGTCCAAACGGAACTATTGGCCCCTGGGCATCATAACGGAAACTTACCCCAGCCAAGATGGGCAAGTACGGAAAGTGCAAGTAAAGGTCATTGGGAAAGATGGACCTAAACTGTTTATGAGACCTGTCAACGAGATAGTACTCCTAATTCATGAAGATTCTAAATAG
- the LOC132858753 gene encoding cystine/glutamate transporter-like, which yields MCICLCLVSFNSGALSYAELGTSFKKSGAHYTYILETLGPLPAFLRLWSEFIFIRPAVTAYIALAFGHYVVEPFFTPCPAPLPLVKLTSFLAMTFLVAVNCWSVSLASRTQVILLIVKISALVLIIIPGIMALSKGQTENFENAFNSESLTLKKLPLAFYSGLYAYSGWFALNFVTEEVINPKRNIPLAIILSMVTVTILYVLVNVAYYTMMTEDELLRSDAVAVTFTSKALPRMASLVPLLVAMSCLGAMNGGIFAVPRMLLVAAREGQWPVLFSMIHIRRKTPMPAVLLLSPLTVIMVAKGEIYQLINFASFSRWLFVALVTLGLVVHRYRFPDHPKAFKVPLAVPVIFTVVCFFIVGLSLYSDPWNTGCSLGVTFTGIPVYYLTVKHSYVPTRWRKAFDYCSRQLQILLEVIQQEVQTY from the exons atgtgtatctgtctctgtcttgtctCCTTTAACTCAGGTGCCTTGTCCTACGCTGAGCTGGGAACCAGTTTCAAAAAGTCTGGTGCTCATTATACATATATCCTTGAGACACTTGGGCCACTTCCTGCTTTCCTGAGGCTTTGGTCTGAGTTCATTTTTATCAG ACCTGCAGTGACCGCGTATATTGCCCTGGCTTTCGGACACTACGTCGTAGAGCCGTTTTTCACGCCGTGCCCAGCTCCTCTGCCATTAGTCAAATTAACCAGTTTTCTTGCAATGA CATTTTTGGTGGCAGTGAACTGCTGGAGTGTATCGCTGGCCTCTCGTACACAAGTCATCCTCCTGATCGTTAAGATCTCTGCTCTGGTTCTGATCATCATCCCAGGAATTATGGCCCTGTCCAAAG GTCAAACTGAAAACTTTGAGAATGCTTTTAATTCAGAGTCACTCACATTGAAAAAGCTGCCTTTAGCCTTCTACTCAGGACTTTATGCTTATTCTGGATG GTTTGCATTAAACTTTGTGACAGAGGAGGTAATCAATCCCAAAAG AAACATTCCACTGGCCATCATTCTGTCCATGGTCACAGTTACTATATTATACGTGCTGGTGAATGTAGCCTATTACACTATGATGACCGAAGACGAGCTGTTGAGATCCGACGCCGTAGCAGTA ACTTTCACCAGTAAAGCCCTGCCCAGGATGGCATCACTGGTGCCCTTACTGGTAGCCATGTCCTGTCTTGGAGCCATGAACGGTGGGATCTTTGCAGTACCTAG aatgTTATTGGTGGCTGCCAGAGAGGGACAATGGCCAGTTCTGTTTTCCATGATACACATACGCAGAAAGACACCGATGCCTGCTGTACTGTTGCTG TCCCCTCTAACTGTGATCATGGTGGCAAAAGGAGAAATTTATCAGTTGATCAACTTCGCTTCCTTCTCACGCTGGCTCTTCGTTGCCTTGGTTACGCTGGGGCTCGTCGTCCATCGCTATCGATTCCCAGACCATCCAAAAGCTTTTAAG GTTCCTCTGGCTGTTCCTGTCATCTTCACAGTGGTGTGCTTCTTCATTGTGGGTCTGTCTCTGTATTCAGACCCCTGGAACACAGGTTGCAGTTTGGGTGTTACATTCACTGGGATCCCAGTGTACTACCTGACCGTGAAACACTCATATGTTCCGACCCGTTGGAGAAAAGCCTTTG ATTACTGCAGTAGACAACTTCAGATCTTACTGGAAGTAATACAGCAAGAAGTTCAGACCTACTGA
- the LOC132859203 gene encoding putative uncharacterized protein FLJ46204: protein MSLMKHTKFPHSHTHILTRTLTYSHTYSHTHTFTHTHTHTHTHTDTHTHTHTHTQTHSQTHTHTHTHRVKPIRCAQNMLLMKHTKFPHSHTHILTHILTYTHIYTHTHTHTQTHRDTHIHTHTHTDTLTHTLYCQVCFHIRGTHTHLHTHLHKHTQKTHSFTLAHLLTLAHSHTHSHTHIHTHTHIHTHSYTLTHTRTQSHLHTLTHTRTLIHIFTNTFTDSHTHTHSQTLTHTYTHSHIHTLTHTLTLTHTYTHLHTHSHTYTHTHTLTLTHTLTLTHTHLHTHTYTHLHTHILNFHVKFSILPIQCHIATKLGMVHQRHVLSASDRLDPGIAACSYIVIYVCTFESHKQLEPSSLCVSTPLANKPDSDSD from the coding sequence atgtcgctgatgaaacataccaagtttccacactcgcacactcacatactcactcgcacactcacatactcacacacatactcacatacacacacatttacacacactcacactcacacacacacacacacagacacacacactcacacacacacacacacacagacacactcacagacacacacacacacacacacacacagggtcaagccgatcagatgcgctcagaacatgttgctgatgaaacataccaagtttccacattcgcacactcacatactcacacacatactcacatacacacacatttacacacacacacacacacacacacagacacacagagacacacacatacacactcacactcacacagacacactcacacacacactttattgccaagtatgttttcacatacgaggaacacacacacacttacacacacatttacacaaacacacacaaaaaacacactcattcacactcgcacacttactcacactcgcacactcacatactcactcgcacactcacatacacactcacactcacatacacactcacagttacacactcactcacactcgcacacaatcacacttacacacactcacacacactcgcacactcattcacatattcacaaacaccttcactgactcacacactcacactcactcacagacactcacacacacatacacacactcacacatacacacacttacacacacactcacacttacacacacatacacacacttacacacacactcacacacttacacacacactcatacactcacacttacacacacactcacacttacacacactcacttacacacacacacctacacacacttacacacacacattttgaattttcacgtcaagttcagtattttaccaatacaatgccatatagctacgaaacttggtatggttcatcagcgacatgttctgagcgcatctgatcggcttgaccccggtatcgctgcttgcagctatattgttatatatgtctgtacttttgagagtcacaaacagctggaaccaagttccttgtgtgtgtcaacacccttggccaataaacctgattctgattctgattaa